GGGCGGTCGTCGAACTCGGTCGAGGGATAGCGCAGGAAGTACCAGGCGGAGTCGAGGAAGGTGTCGCTCACGTCGGTCTCGCGACGCGCCGGCTCCCCGCAGGTGGGGCAGGGCACGTTGACCCAGTCCTGGTTGGCCGCCAGCGGCGAGGTTCCCGTCCCCAGTGGCCTGAACTCCTCGACCTCGGGGAGCAGCACCGGCAGCTGGTCGTAGGGCACGGGCACCGGCCCGTGGGTGGGGCAGTGGATGATCGGGATCGGCGGCCCCCAGTAGCGCTGGCGGGAGATCAGCCAGTCGCGCAGCCGGTACTGGACGGTGGCGTCGCCGCGGCCGAGCTCGCGGAGCCGCTCGACGACGCGCTGCCGCCCCTCCCGCGAGGGGGTGCCGTCGAGGTCGGCGGAGTTCAGCATCGGGCCGTCGCCCGGGTAGGCCTCGGCGGCGACGTCGCCGCCGCCGATCACCTCGACGATGGGCAGGCCGTGGGCGCGGGCGAACTGCCAGTCGCGCTGGTCGTGGGCGGGCACCGCCATGATCGCGCCGGTGCCGTAGCCGCCGAGCACGTAGGGGGCGGCCCAGACCGGCAGCCGCGCGCCGGTGAGCGGATGGATCGCCACGGTGCCGAGGTCGACGCCCACCGAGAAGTCGGGCTCGTCGCCCGCCGGGGGCAGCGACGCCCGCCAGCCCTCGACCTCGGCGGCCCGGTCCGGGGCGGTGAACTCGGCGAGCCTCGGGTGGTCGGCGCCGATCATCAGGAAGGTGGCGCCGTAGAGGGTGTCGGGGCGGGTGGTGAAGACGGTGACGTCGGCGCGGGCGCAGCCCTCGAGGTCGAAGCGGATGTTCGCCCCCTCGCTGCGGCCGATCCAGTTGCGCTGGGCGGTGACCGTGCGCTCCGACCAGTCGAGGTGGTCGAGGGCCTCGAGAAGCTCCTTCGCGTAGCGGGTGATCTTCAGGAACCACTGGGTGAGCACGCGCTGCTCGACCACGCTGTCGCAGCGCTCGCAGCGGCCGTCGATGACCTGCTCGTCGGCGAGCACGGTGAGGCAGGAGGGGCACCAGTTCACCGGGCCCTCACGCTGCTCGGCGAGGCCGGCCTCGAAGAGGCGCAGGAAGATCCACTGGGTCCAGCGGTAGTAGCCGGGGTCGGTGGTGTCGACCTCGTGGTCCCAGTCGAACATCGCGCCGAGGCGCTTCAGCTGCCGCTCCCGGAAGTGGGCGACGTTGCGCGGCGTCATCCGCGCCGGGTGCTCGCCGATCTTGAGCGCGAAGTTCTCGGTGTGGATGCCGAAGGCGTCGAAACCCATCGGCTCGAAGACGGTGTCACCCAGCAGTCGGCGGTAGCGGCCGTAGATGTCCGCGCCGGTGAAGGCGTAGACGTTGCCGACGTGGAGCCCCTCGGCCGACGGGTAGGGGAACATCATCAGGTTGTAGAAGGGCCGGGCCGGGGCGTCGAGGTCGGTGCGGTGGGCGCCCGTCTCCTCCCAGCGGCGGCGCCACTTCGCCTCCACGACGGCGTGGTCATAGGGGTCGAGGGCGTGGGTCGAGGGAACGGGCTCGGTGGTGCTCATTCGTGTTCGTGGTGAACCGGGTTTGGCGAGCGCACAGGGTACCGCCTCGCCACCGCCCCGGGGGCGGGATCGGCGAGATCGGGAACCGGCGCCGCGCGGCGGTCCGGACGTGGTCAGACCCTACACTGGCGTGCGCCGATGACCGTACCCGGGGCCGCCGCCCAGCAATCCGCCGCCGCCGCCGCGCCGCTGGCCTGGGCCGAGGGCGTGCTCGAGGGCGAGGCCCGGGCGGGCAGGCTGCGCCGCCCCCGACGGCGGCTGGGCGGCAGCGGCGCGGTCGCCGAGGTCGACGGCCGCAGGGTGGTGGTGTTCTCCTCCAACGACTACCTCGGGCTCGCCGCCCACCCCCGGGTGCGCCGAGCGGCGGCGGACGCCGCCCTCGAGCACGGCGTCGGCTCCACCGGCTCGCGCCACCTCAGCGGGTGCCACGCCGCCATCGACGAGCTCGAGGCCGACCTCTGCGCCTTCGAGGGCGCGCCGGCGGCGACCCTGGCGCCGAGCGGCTACGCCGCCAACGTCGCCCTGCTCCAGGCCCTGGGCGGACCCGACGCGCTGGTGCTCAGCGACGAGCGCAACCACGCCTCGCTGATCGACGGCTGCCGGCTCAGCCGCGCGGCGGTCGAGGTCTATCGCCACCGCGACCTCGACGACCTCGCCGCCCGCCTCCGCGCCGCCGCCGGCCGCCGGGCGGTGATCGCCAGCGACAGCGTGTTCTCGATGGACGGCACGGTGGCCCCGATCGACGGCCTCCTCGCCCTCGCCGAGCGCCACGGCGCCTGGCTGGTGCTCGACGAGGCCCATGCCACCGGGGTGCTGGGTCCCGGGGGCCGGGGCGCCGCCGCCGAGGCGGGGATCGACCCCGGCCATCCTCAGGTGGTGAGGGTGGTGACCCTGTCGAAGGGGCTGGGGGCCCAGGGGGCGGGGATCTGCGGCCACCCGGCGGTGCGCGGGCTGCTGCTCCAGCGGGGGCGGGCGCTGATCTTCTCGACCGCCCTCCCCCACCCCACCGTCGCCGCCGCCCGCGCCGCCCTGGCGGTGCTCGCCGCCGAGCCGCAGCGGGTCGACCGGCTGCGCGCCAACGTCGCCCGGCTCCGCACCGCGCTCGCCGCGCTCGAGCCCGGCGGCCGCGCCGACGTGCCCGTGCTCCCGGTGCCGGCCGGCGCCGAGGACCGGGCGGTGGCCCTGGAGGCGGCGCTGCTCGACCGGGGCATGCTGGTCCAGGCGGTGCGGCCGCCGACGGTGCCGGTGGACACCTCGCGGCTGCGCATCGCGGTCTCCGCCGAGCACACCCACGAACAGCTCGACGCCCTCGCCGGGGCGCTGCTGTCGGTGCTGGGAGAAGGGCGGTGACCGCCCGGCTGCTCGGCGTCGTCGGCACCGACACCGACGCGGGGAAGACGGTGGTCGCCGCCCTGGTCGCCGCCGGCCTTCGCGGACGCGGGCTGCGGGTGGGCGCGGTGAAGGCGGTGGCCACCGGGGTGGCGCCGGGGTCGACCGGGGGCGATGCCGCCCTGCTCGGGCTCGCCACCGGGGTGCCGGCCTCCGCCTGCGCGCTCGAGGAGCTCGCCCTCCCCCGGTCGCCGCTGGCCGCCGCAGCGGCCGAGGGTCGCGGGGTCGACGTCGAGGCCCTGGAGCGGGAGATCGTGCGGCGGGCGGGGGACGCCGGCCTCGACCTGCTCGTGGTCGAGGGGGTGGGAGGGGTGCTGGTCCCGCTCACCGCGGGGTGCACGGTGCGCGACCTGATGGGGCGGCTGGGTGCGCCGGTGCTGGTGGCGGGCCGGGCCGGGCTCGGAACCATCAACCACTGCGCGCTCACCGTCGACGCCTGCCGCGCCGGCGGGCTCGAGGTGGTCGGGGTGGTGCTGAGCGACGTCGCCGGCGGGGTCGACCCCGACCTGGCGGCGGAGAACGCCGGCCAGGTCGCCGCCCAGTGCCCGGTGCGGGTGCTCGGGGTGCTCCCCCACCTCTCCGCCGCCGACCTCGGCGACGCCGCCGGGCTCGCCGCCTCCGCCGAGCGTCACCTCGACCTCGATGCCCTCCTCGCCCGCCTCGGCGAACCCGGGCGCCGGGCGGAGGAGGCCGAGACCGCGGAGGTGGTGCGCCTCGACCACGCCCACGTGTGGCATCCCTTCACCCAGACCTCGGAGTGGCTGGAGGAGGAGCCGCTGGTGATCCGCGACGGCGCCGGCTGCCGGCTGCGGGACGCCCGCGGACGCGTGTACCTCGACGGCATCTCCAGCCTCTGGGCCAACGTCCACGGCCACGCCCACCCCCGGCTCGACGCCGCCCTCCGCGACCAGGCCGGGCGCATCGCCCACTCGACATTCCTCGGGCAGACCCACGCGCCCGGCGCCCATCTCGCCGCCGAGCTCGCCGCCGCCGCCCCGGGCCGGCTCACCCGCGTCTTCTACTCGGAGGCGGGGGCCGCCGCCGTCGAGGTCGGGCTGCGGATCGCCGTGCTCGCCCAGCGCCTCCGCGGCGAGTCGCGGCGCACCCGCTTCCTCTCCCTCGAGGACGGCTACCACGGCGACACCGCCGGCGCGGTCAGCGTGGGGCGGTCCGAGCCCTTCCACCGCGGCCTCGACCCGCTGCTCTTCGACGCGGTGCGGGTGCCCCCGCCCCAGCTGGTCCGGGCCCGCCGGGGCGGCTCGGCGGACGCGGCGGAGCGCGAGTCGCTCGCCGCGGTGCGGCGGGCCGTCGCCGAGACCGGCGACCGGCTCGCGGCGGTGGTCGTCGAGCCCCGGGTCCAGGGGGCGGCGGGGATCTGGCCGCACTCCGACGCCTGGCTGCGCGCCGTCGCGGCCGAGGCCCGCGGCTGCGGGGCGCTGCTGCTCTGCGACGAGGTGGCCACCGGCTTCGGCCGCACCGGCGACCTCTTCGCCTGCGGCGGCGCCGGGGTCGAGCCCGACATCCTCACCCTCGGCAAGGGCCTGAGCGGCGGCTACCTCCCCCTCTCCGCGACCCTGGTCGGCGACGACCTCTTCGACCTCTTCACCGGCGCCTACAGCGAGCACCGCACCCTCTACTACGGGCACACCTTCACCGCCAATCCGCTCGCCTGCGCCGTCGCCCGCGCCTCCCTCGCCCTCTTCGAGGAGGAGGGCACCCTGGCCCGCGCCCGCGACCTTGGCCGCCGGCTCGGCGAGCGGCTCGAGGAGGTCGCCGACCTCCCCGGGGTGACCGAGGTGCGCCGCCGCGGGGTCATGGCCGGCATCGAGCTCGGCGGTGGCCGGCTCGACCGTCCCCTCGACCCGGCGCTCCGTGCCGGCCGCCAGGTGGTCCTCGCCGCCCGCCGCCGCGGGGTCATCGTCCGCCCCCTCGGCGACGTGGTGGTGCTCAACCCTCCCCTGGTGATGACCGACGCCGACGCCGACCTCATGGTCGAGGCGGTCGCGGAGTCGATCGTCGAGGTCGTGACACGCCTCCCCGCCCTGCCGGGGGTGCGTTGATAGGATGGGCGCCCCGGGAGCCTCCCCGCCGACGTAGCTCAGTGGTAGAGCAGCCGCCTCGTAAGCGGCAGGCCGGGAGTTCGAACCTCCCCGTCGGCTCCGGGGGTCCAATGTTGGCGTCGTAGCAGGGATTTTGTCCCTCCTACGATCTGTCCTCCGGAGGCCTCCAGAACCCTCGAAAAGCGCGCATGAAACACGCCATACACTCTTCGGCTTGTTTGTTACCATTTCATTCCCATAGCCCCTCTGAGGGGGCGACCGAAGGGAGGATCGGCATGCGCGGAGCCCAGCGGACCCGCCGGGTTCTCGGCCAGGGCGCCGTTCTCCAGCTTCCGGAGCATCGCCTCACCTGGAATGAGGCGGTCGACCTCTTCATCGGCGACAAGCGGCTCGACGGGCGTGCCCGCCAAACCATCCGGAACTACGAATGGGTGCTCAAGGGCCGGGCCAAGGAGTTCGCGGCCGAGCAGGGCTTCACCACCATCGAGCAGTGGGACGCGGAGGCCTTCCGCCGCTTCAAGGCCGCCCTCGCCGGCGTCGACCCGCCGCTGTCGCTCAGTGCGCTCTCGATCCACCACCGGACGATGAAGACCTTCCTGCGCTTCTGCCTCGAGCGGCACTACCTGAGCGACCCGCAGGTGCTCATGGTCAAGGGGCCCAAGATCCCGGAGCAGCATCCGCGGGGCCTGAGCCAGGACGAGGAGCGCAAGCTGCTCGCCGCGGCGAAGCGACTGGGGGAGCGTGACCGCATGCTGGTCGAGCTGCTGCTGCGTACTGGGCTGCGACCCCAGGAGGCCGCCCGGCTGACGATCGATGACCTGCAGGAGACCGTGAACGGGGTCTGGCTCATCCGCGTCTACGGCAAGGGCGACAAGGAGCGGATCATCCCGCTCGACACCCCACACCACGCCCTCAGCGAGACGCTTCGGAACTACCTTCGCAAGGAGCGGCCCAAGGACACCCGGCGGCGGGAGATGTTCCTGACCAAGCGCCACACGGGCCCCGACGGCGATTACGCGCCGATGACCTCCAACGGGATCGCCAAGCTCTTCGGACGGATCGCCGACCGGGCGGGCGTCCAGGCCCACGCGTACCGGTGCCGGCACACGTTCGCGATGCGCTCGCTCGCCGCCCGGCTGGACCACGAGGCGCTGCGCAAGGCGATGGGGCACACCACCTATCGCATGACGATGCGCTACCTCACCGCGACCGAGGAGGACCTGATCGCCGCCTACCAGCGTCGCACCGACTAGACACACGGGAGAAAGTCCGCCATCCCGTCCACGTCGGGGATGTCGACGAGCACGCGGATCACCTGGGCGGCCTTGTGTCGGCTGACGGGAATCCCACGGACAAGGTGGCTCACCGTGGTCTCGCTGACCCCCGTGCGACGAGCCAGCTCCCGCTGGCTCAGGCTCTTGCGGTTGAGTGCGGCGACGACCTTCTCGGGGTCCAGACTGACCCGGCTCATGTCACCGTTCCTCGCATTCTTGATGCGGCATCACGTCTCCTCCCGCTTCGCCATGGCGCTGATGCCACACGCCAGCGCAGCTGACATCTCGCGCGCCCGACGGCGGGCCTTCCGGTCCCCGAGCTCAGCGAGACGCATCTCGGCGTCGATGGCGTCGACCAGGGCAGCAAGCACCGCCTCGGGGGGCTGAGGCGGCTCGAGGGCCAGAGTGGACGCCCGCCCGATGCACACCTCCAGGGCGGCCGTCTCATTGCCGACCATTGTGATGACGTCGGCGACCCGGTCAGGATCGTCGGGCCGCTGGAGCCATGCGAGACGCTCGGCGAGGTCCTCGCACAGCGAGCGGGTACGGGCATGAACCAGTCGGTGCCGCGCGAGGGCCCGGCGTCTGGCATCCGCCTCCACGAGGGTTGTCGTGACTAGGGAGAAGCCTCCCCCCGCCGGTGCGATGACGGACATCTGCTGTTGACCTCCTGAGTGAGTCGTCGTGGTGCTGGCGGAGCGGCTTGCCGGGGTGCGCGTATGGATCACGACCGCTGCTCCGCGGCCATCGACGTGCTCGCCCGCGCTGGGCTCGCTGCACTGTCGCCGTCTACAGACCGCCGGCTCCTGCCGTTACCGCGCTGCCGTCCACCGACCATGTAGGCGCATTCGATGCAGTGATCACGGTCGTCGCACACCTCCCACCGACCGCAGCGCCGGCACCACCAGTGAGTCATCGTCTCGACTTCGATGAGCTCGGACATTCCAGGTGCCTCCTCGGTCCCCCGCTGGGGCGCCACCGGCCCCGATGGCGGAACCGGCGCGGGCCCCGTCGCCGCTGTCAGGGCTGCCCGGTGGGCACGGCGAAGCCGCTTGGGCTTGACAGCACCGGGCGCCGGGGCGCGCGACCCTGCCATCGGATCGGGGATCGGTGGCGGCTCTTCGGCAGGGAGCGATCGGGCGCACATCGTCACCGCTCCGCGTCGGACGTGACCGCGTCGGCGGTGTCCGCCGGAATGGGCGTGCCCTCCGGCCGGTCGAGGAACCGCACGGTGCCGGCGACGATGACGGTGCGCCGCTGCGGCACCGCATCGCGCTCCCACCGCTCCGTGTGGAGGCGGCCCTCGACGAAGATCAGCCGGCCCTTCGCGAGGTACTGCGCGCAGGTCTCGGCGAGCGTGTCCCAGGCGGTGACGTCGTGGAACTCGGTGCGCTCCTCGCGGTGCTCGCCACTGCCGACCATCTCGTTGGTGGCCAGGGCGAGATGGCAGACCGGCGTGCCCTTCGGCGTGTAGCGCAGCTCCGGGTCGCGCGTCAGGCGACCGATGACCTCGGCACGGTTCAGCATGGTGCAGTCCTCCGTGATCGGTGCGGGCTCAATCGAGCCCGATGTCCAGGTCGTGCTCGACACCTCGATGGATGGCCTCCCGCTCGGGAGGCGACCACTCGATGCCGGCCGATGGCGTTCGCTGTGGCTCCTCGGGCGGCACGTCCACTAGGGCGTCCGACTCCGGTGCCGTCCTCCGGTCGACTTCGCGTCCGCTGTCGTACAGACGGTCGAGGCTCTGAGCGGCGCGCTCGCGTGCCGCCCATTCGGACTCGCGCTCTGCATCGAGCGCGTCCAGCCGGTCCTCCTCTCGAGCCCGAACGAAGTCCGCATGGCGTACGTCGTCGTCCGAGACGGGACGGTCCCGCTCACGCATGGGCCCTCTCGCCGGTGAGATGGCCTGGGACGACTCATCTCGCTCGGCGAGCGTCTCGGGGCTGGACAGCGCCGCACCCTCTCCGAGCGCGACGTACACCGCGTCGTCGAGATCGACCGGGGCTTTCGCCGAGGGCCACTCGCCGTATGCGGAGCGGACCCTCTCCTCGCTTCCCTCGAGGTCGCGCCAGCCGGGGAGGACGCTGTCGAGGGCGACCTCGGCGGTAGACCGGTCGTCGCCACGGGGGATGAACTCGACCTCGTCCTTAGCGGCGAGGGTGTTCCAGCTCCCTTTCTCGTCCTGCCACGGGATGTAGCGCCAGGGCAGTTCAGCCGGCGCGTTGTCCGGTTCGAACGCGCGCCCGACACCGTCAGCCCACCAGCCTCCCTGACGATCGAGGATGAAGTCGGGACTCGAGCCCCGGTCCCAGGAATCGCGTCCGTACGCCTCACGGTTCACGACCATGAAGTCGTGGCGCTCGGGACGCCATTGGTCGACCTCGGCCGCTGGGTCGTAGATCTCGTGGACGTACTCGTGTGTGGGCGTGAAGGGGAAGGGCCGGCGCAGACGGGGGGCCACCAGGTCGGCCATCTCCTTACCAGCGGCCTGCTCACGTTCCTCCGGTGACATCCACGGGGTGAGATCGCCGCCCTCGATGACACTCCACTGGCGAGTCCACGGTGCGGTTCGCTCACCGGCGGCACGAGGAGCATCGCCATCCCACTCCGCTGTGGGTGCCAGCTGTGCTTGCGGGTCGAGGTCGACGAAACCCGAGCGGTGGACGGCAGCCTCCTGCGGCGAGCGGAGAGCCTCCTCGTACGAGGACGCCGCCCGGGCGAGGTCGCGGATCTCCGCCATGTCCCCGGCGACGTCTCGGCGCCGCTCGCACCGGCGACGGGAACCGCCGCCCATCCACTCACGCAGACCCATGGCGGGTCCTCCCTCCCGGTCCGCCGTGCGGGCGGCCGTACCGTCGCGCGTCAGGGTGCAGCTCGACGATCCGCGCCCTGCCGGCGACCACGTCGACCACCGGCGTCAGCCTGTCCCACTGCCGGAACGGCGTCAGCTCGGTGTGGTCGGCGACCCGGATCACGCCGGGCGGGTAGTGGCCCATGACCACGACGGCGTTCCCCGGCGCCATCTGCCGGATCTCCGCAGCGGGCATCCGCGGCACCCGGACGTAGCCGTCCTGGGTGCTCTCGTAGTGGCCGACGTCGAAGACGTGGAAGGCGTGGAAGGGACCCTGGGCTCCCCGGGAGATCGACCTCGTCCGCTGCGGCACCCAGTGCTCGCCGGCGAGCTTCTCGATCCGGTCCAGCACCTCGCCGTCACCGCACCCGGGGAAGAGGACGGTGGCGACGCCAC
This Candidatus Dormiibacterota bacterium DNA region includes the following protein-coding sequences:
- the bioA gene encoding adenosylmethionine--8-amino-7-oxononanoate transaminase, coding for MTARLLGVVGTDTDAGKTVVAALVAAGLRGRGLRVGAVKAVATGVAPGSTGGDAALLGLATGVPASACALEELALPRSPLAAAAAEGRGVDVEALEREIVRRAGDAGLDLLVVEGVGGVLVPLTAGCTVRDLMGRLGAPVLVAGRAGLGTINHCALTVDACRAGGLEVVGVVLSDVAGGVDPDLAAENAGQVAAQCPVRVLGVLPHLSAADLGDAAGLAASAERHLDLDALLARLGEPGRRAEEAETAEVVRLDHAHVWHPFTQTSEWLEEEPLVIRDGAGCRLRDARGRVYLDGISSLWANVHGHAHPRLDAALRDQAGRIAHSTFLGQTHAPGAHLAAELAAAAPGRLTRVFYSEAGAAAVEVGLRIAVLAQRLRGESRRTRFLSLEDGYHGDTAGAVSVGRSEPFHRGLDPLLFDAVRVPPPQLVRARRGGSADAAERESLAAVRRAVAETGDRLAAVVVEPRVQGAAGIWPHSDAWLRAVAAEARGCGALLLCDEVATGFGRTGDLFACGGAGVEPDILTLGKGLSGGYLPLSATLVGDDLFDLFTGAYSEHRTLYYGHTFTANPLACAVARASLALFEEEGTLARARDLGRRLGERLEEVADLPGVTEVRRRGVMAGIELGGGRLDRPLDPALRAGRQVVLAARRRGVIVRPLGDVVVLNPPLVMTDADADLMVEAVAESIVEVVTRLPALPGVR
- a CDS encoding helix-turn-helix transcriptional regulator — protein: MSRVSLDPEKVVAALNRKSLSQRELARRTGVSETTVSHLVRGIPVSRHKAAQVIRVLVDIPDVDGMADFLPCV
- a CDS encoding aminotransferase class I/II-fold pyridoxal phosphate-dependent enzyme, with amino-acid sequence MTVPGAAAQQSAAAAAPLAWAEGVLEGEARAGRLRRPRRRLGGSGAVAEVDGRRVVVFSSNDYLGLAAHPRVRRAAADAALEHGVGSTGSRHLSGCHAAIDELEADLCAFEGAPAATLAPSGYAANVALLQALGGPDALVLSDERNHASLIDGCRLSRAAVEVYRHRDLDDLAARLRAAAGRRAVIASDSVFSMDGTVAPIDGLLALAERHGAWLVLDEAHATGVLGPGGRGAAAEAGIDPGHPQVVRVVTLSKGLGAQGAGICGHPAVRGLLLQRGRALIFSTALPHPTVAAARAALAVLAAEPQRVDRLRANVARLRTALAALEPGGRADVPVLPVPAGAEDRAVALEAALLDRGMLVQAVRPPTVPVDTSRLRIAVSAEHTHEQLDALAGALLSVLGEGR
- the leuS gene encoding leucine--tRNA ligase — protein: MSTTEPVPSTHALDPYDHAVVEAKWRRRWEETGAHRTDLDAPARPFYNLMMFPYPSAEGLHVGNVYAFTGADIYGRYRRLLGDTVFEPMGFDAFGIHTENFALKIGEHPARMTPRNVAHFRERQLKRLGAMFDWDHEVDTTDPGYYRWTQWIFLRLFEAGLAEQREGPVNWCPSCLTVLADEQVIDGRCERCDSVVEQRVLTQWFLKITRYAKELLEALDHLDWSERTVTAQRNWIGRSEGANIRFDLEGCARADVTVFTTRPDTLYGATFLMIGADHPRLAEFTAPDRAAEVEGWRASLPPAGDEPDFSVGVDLGTVAIHPLTGARLPVWAAPYVLGGYGTGAIMAVPAHDQRDWQFARAHGLPIVEVIGGGDVAAEAYPGDGPMLNSADLDGTPSREGRQRVVERLRELGRGDATVQYRLRDWLISRQRYWGPPIPIIHCPTHGPVPVPYDQLPVLLPEVEEFRPLGTGTSPLAANQDWVNVPCPTCGEPARRETDVSDTFLDSAWYFLRYPSTEFDDRPFDRDRTFRWLPVDMYIGGNEHAVLHLMYSRFVMRALHEQGLVPDPEPFKRFRAHGLIIRNGAKMSKSKGNVVNPDEYLERHGADTLRIYLMFLGPYTEGGDFRDDGIRGITRFLDRVWRVTQQAVSEADDTDRERRRHRLIAAVGERYAELRYNTAIAFLMEFSDGLSREAAEGTARRIDAETLLQLLAPLAPHITEELWERTGHRRSIHDSGWPEHDPALLTAEQVTVVVQVNGRVRDQMQVDPGLDGAELERLARELPRIASLLDGKQVRKVIPVADRLVNFVVS
- a CDS encoding tyrosine-type recombinase/integrase — encoded protein: MRGAQRTRRVLGQGAVLQLPEHRLTWNEAVDLFIGDKRLDGRARQTIRNYEWVLKGRAKEFAAEQGFTTIEQWDAEAFRRFKAALAGVDPPLSLSALSIHHRTMKTFLRFCLERHYLSDPQVLMVKGPKIPEQHPRGLSQDEERKLLAAAKRLGERDRMLVELLLRTGLRPQEAARLTIDDLQETVNGVWLIRVYGKGDKERIIPLDTPHHALSETLRNYLRKERPKDTRRREMFLTKRHTGPDGDYAPMTSNGIAKLFGRIADRAGVQAHAYRCRHTFAMRSLAARLDHEALRKAMGHTTYRMTMRYLTATEEDLIAAYQRRTD
- a CDS encoding single-stranded DNA-binding protein, encoding MLNRAEVIGRLTRDPELRYTPKGTPVCHLALATNEMVGSGEHREERTEFHDVTAWDTLAETCAQYLAKGRLIFVEGRLHTERWERDAVPQRRTVIVAGTVRFLDRPEGTPIPADTADAVTSDAER